The following proteins are co-located in the Triplophysa dalaica isolate WHDGS20190420 chromosome 2, ASM1584641v1, whole genome shotgun sequence genome:
- the LOC130436891 gene encoding protein NLRC3-like encodes MSRHEMREEDVEVYQSQMPTDSSPERSCASARSDQSMRQPPVFSDGAVTSDPSINRLKRSRTSSPGPRGVSLKSHQSMLDPIEFRDGAVNCDSRLKRPRAASPEPSCVSVQYDPSVRRSSVFSDAAVHSDYNSEEMWNKRESNLLEETEDVQQECHDESVEDVLQRVKDKHKSIMKNKYDNLFEGIKAQENQTLLKKIYTQLYIIEGESEGVNEEHEVLHMETKPRRTQDLQDIPIYCNDIFKAQSHQRDKIKSVLTKGIAGIGKTVSVHKFILDWAEGTANQDVDFMFLLPFRELNLIRELRYSLHKLLLDFHPELQDVDSKIYEECKVVFIFDGLDESRMTLMFSDSEKVSDVTDTSSVAVLMSNLMKGDLLPSALIWITSRPAAANQIPSKYITRVTEIQGFNDAQKEEYFRKRISDEHQASRIMSHIRRARSLHIMCHIPVFCWISSTVLQKILTQDHSEEIPKTLSEMYIHFLLIQMKIKNEKYDPERDPEINREVIVKLAEVAFKQLMKGNVMFYEEDLRECGIDITDASLYSGICTEIFKEESVIHQRKIYSFIHLSLQEFLAAFYVFYCHVIKNVDTLQFVDLVYSFLKNAVAKALESETGHLDLFLRFLLGISLESNQRLLQDLLTHTVDTSQTIKKTTQYIKDQIKGNDGLSAERSINLFLCLSEVNDQTLYREIEEFVRSDKHSEKKLSAAHCSAIAYMLQMSEEVMDEFDLKKYNTTQEGRRRLTPAVNNCTRALLADCNLNDQSCEIVASALESLNSPLRDIDVSNNDLQDSGVKLISDALKNTNCHLQILRLSGCMVTDEGCCYLASALSSNPSHLRELDLSYNHPQHSTLQLLAYQNDPNYTLNKLKVDNGGACRLAPGLKKYSCHLTLDSNTADCRLALSQENRMVTRVKERQPYPDHPDRFDYYGNVLCKEALTGRCYWEAEWSGVVDVSLVYKGLKRKGDSSECYFGYNENSWTLYCTNSSYSAIHNKKSTDISAPFPSNRVGVYVDCPAGTLSYYSVSDTHTLTHLHTFNTTFTQPLYAGLGIYPGSSARLF; translated from the exons ATGAGTCGTCATGAGATGAGAGAGGAGGATGTGGAGGTTTATCAAAGCCAGATGCCCACAGATTCCTCTCCAGAACGGAGCTGTGCGTCAGCGAGGAGTGATCAGTCCATGAGACAGCCGCCTGTATTCAGTGATGGAGCAGTTACCTCTGACCCCAG CATCAACAGGTTGAAGAGATCCAGAACATCATCTCCAGGCCCCAGGGGTGTGTCGTTGAAGAGTCATCAGTCAATGTTGGACCCAATAGAATTCAGGGATGGAGCAGTGAACTGTGACTCCAG GTTGAAGAGACCTAGAGCGGCATCTCCAGAACCCAGCTGTGTGTCAGTTCAGTATGATCCGTCTGTGAGGCGGTCATCTGTATTCAGTGATGCAGCAGTGCACTCAGACTACAA CAGTGAGGAGATGTGGAACAAGAGAGAATCAAACCTGCTGGAAGAGACTGAAGACGTACAGCAGGAATGTCATGATGAATCAGTGGAAGATGTTCTGCAGAgagtcaaagacaaacacaaaagcatcatgaagaacaagtatgataatttatttgaaggaATCAAAGCACAAGAGAATCAAACGCTCCTGAAGAAAATTTACACACAGCTGTACATCATTgagggagagagtgaaggaGTGAATGAAGAACATGAGGTTTTACACATGGAGACAAAGCCCAGAAGAACACAAGACTTACAAGACATTCCAATCTActgcaatgacatctttaaagctCAATCACATCAAAGAGACAAAATCAAGAGTGTTCTTACTAAAGGCATcgctggaattggaaaaacagtctctgtgcacaAGTTCATTCTGGATTGGGCCGAGGGAACAGCCAATCAGGACGTAGATTTCATGTTCCTGCTTCCGTTTCGAGAGCTGAACTTGATTCGAGAGCTTCGCTACAGTCTTCACAAACTTCTGCTGGACTTTCATCCTGAACTTCAAGATGTGGACTCAAAGATTTATGAGGAGTGTAAAGTtgtgttcatctttgatggtctggatgAAAGCAGAATGACTCTGATGTTTTCAGACAGTGAGAAAGTTTCTGATGTGACTGACACTTCATCAGTGGCTGTGTTGATGTCAAACCTCATGAAAGGAGATCTGCTtccctctgctctcatctggatcacctccagaccagcagcagccaatcagatcccCTCCAAATACATCACgcgtgtgacagaaatccaGGGATTCAATGACGCTCAGAAGGAGGAATatttcaggaagagaatcaGCGACGAGCATCAAGCCAGCAGAATCATGTCACACATTAGAAGAGCGAGAAGCCtccacatcatgtgtcacataccAGTCTTCTGTTGGATCTCATCCACTGTGCTTCAGAAGATCCTGACACAAGATCACAGTGAAGAAATCCCCAAAACTCTGAGTGAAATGTACATCCACTTCCTGCTGATTCAGATGAAGATAAAGAATGAGAAGTATGATCCAGAGAGAGATCCAGAGATCAACAGAGAAGTGATtgtgaaactggctgaagtGGCTTTCAAACAGCTGATGAAGGGCAATGTGATGTTCTATGAGGAGGATCTGAGAGAGTGTGGGATAGACATCACTGACGCCTCGCTGTATTCTGGCATCTGTACTGAGATCTTTAAGGAGGAATCTGTCATTCATCAGAGGAAGATCTACAGCTTCATACATCTCAGTCTTCAGGAGTTCCTCGCTGCGTTCTACGTATTTTACTGCCATGTAATCAAAAATGTTGACACGCTGCAGTTTGTTGATTTAGTTTACAGCTTTCTTAAAAACGCAGTAGCTAAAGCTCTTGAGAGTGAAACTGGTCATCTGGATCTTTTCTTGAGATTTCTGTTGGGCATCTCACTGGAGTCCAATCAGAGACTCTTACAGGATCTACTGACACACACAGTGGACACATCACAGACCATCAAGAAAACCACACAGTACATTAAAGATCAAATCAAGGGTAATGATGGTCTGTCAGCTGAAAGATCCATCAATCTGTTCTTGTGTCTGTCTGAAGTGAATGATCAGACTCTGTACAGAGAGATTGAGGAGTTTGTGAGATCAGACAAACACTCAGAGAAGAAACTCTCTGCTGCTCACTGTTCAGCAATAGCCTACATGCTTCAGATGTCAGAGGAGGTGATGGATGAGTTTGATCTGAagaaatacaacacaacacaggagGGCAGAAGGAGACTCACACCAGCTGTCAACAACTGCACAAGAGCTCT CCTTGCTGATTGTAATCTCAATGACCAATCCTGTGAAATCGTCGCTTCAGCTCTTGAATCATTAAACTCACCCTTGAGAGATATTGAtgtgagtaacaatgatcttcaggattcaggagtgaagctgatctctgatgctctcaagaaCACAAACTGTCATCTACAGATACTGAG gttgtCAGGTTGTATGGTGACAGATGAAGGATGTTGTTAtttggcttcagctctgagttCAAACCCGTCACACCTGAGAGAACTCGACCTGAGCTACAATCACCCACAACACTCAACACTTCAGCTGCTCGCTTATCAAAATGATCCAAACTACACACTCAACAAACTCAA GGTGGATAATGGGGGAGCGTGCAGACTTGCACCAGGACtgaaaaaat ACTCCTGTCATCTCACTCTGGATTCAAACACCGCAGATTGTCGTCTCGCTCTGTCCCAGGAAAACCGAATGGTGACGCGTGTGAAAGAGCGTCAGCCGTACCcggatcatccagacagatttgattACTACGGTAACGTTCTGTGTAAAGAGGCTCTGactggacgctgttactgggaggcTGAGTGGAGCGGCGTGGTTGATGTATCGTTGGTGTATAAAGGGTTAAAGAGAAAGGGTGACAGCAGTGAGTGTTATTTTGGATACAATGAAAACTCCTGGACTCTTTACTGCACAAACAGCAGTTACTCTGCAATACACAATAAGAAAAGCACCGACATATCTGCCCCGTTCCCATCTAATAGAGTAGGAGTGTATGTGGACTGTCCGGCCGGCACTCTGTCCTactacagcgtctctgacacacacacactcacacacttacacacattcaacacaacatTCACTCAACCGCTATATGCTGGACTTGGTATTTATCCGGGTTCCTCTGCGCGGTTGTTTTAG